TGActgaaaatggaagaaaattATTCATTCTGTAGttacatttctgtgttttctcttaCTCATTTGCCTTTGAACAGATTATTGTAAATATACACCGTAGAATTACTGTAGGACGGTGTTAATAAAAGTCATATACAGATAACATGTTAGTTCAAGTTGTAATAGACACCTAAAGCCTTAAAAATGGGCTAAAACTTAATTATCCCCTTAAGTTATGCAATCTTACTATAACCCTACTATGTTAAATAAGCTCATGTACATGTTTGCATTCCCTCCAGGAGGAGGAGTGTCTGTCACAGTTCCCTTGTATCAATCCTTTGGTCAGTCAGCTGATGCTGAACAGAGCTCCATCCTTGCAGTGGCTCCTGAGGGCCCCCTTCGCTCAGCTGAAAGAGCTGCTTCCTGAGGTGCCCCAAAAAGTCCTCAAGGTGATCCAGAGCACATCACCACAGACGAGCACCGTGGGTTTCTGATACTGGTCTTAGAGTTTATTAGATTTCATTGCATTAACAGTTGGATAGATTATTTATGATCTTATTGAATAGAAACACAGCTATGATCTGTGAATGATTTGACTGTTAAGATTAAAAGCACAGCTGTTAGTGTTGTTCAAACTTTATGAGAAAGGCCAAATAAGAGCTTGAGAATCCATGTTTGTGGGATCGTTCAATCTCTGTGCTGCTATTTTAACTTGGACTAATCTTGTTGAGGATTCTTGTCGTTGAATGCAGATGGAACAAGTATCACATGTTGATAGACTGCAGCTGCACAGTTTTAGGATAACGTGATATTGTTGAATACCGTGATGACTTTTGATCTATAAAGAAATGCTTAAGTATGTGGTGTAAAGCTCAGGTGTGTTACTGAGGGCTGCATTCCACTTTTACACCTGTATGAAGGCCTCATTAGTAcatctgtgcttgtcctgttctACTTCGAAAAAGGTCTATAGCCTATATTTTATGATATTGATTGTAGATATTGATAGCCCTGTTATTGACCTTCTGTCCAACTGTAAGAGTTGCTGGGTGCAGAAGTGTCCGTTTAATGTGACAAACTGAGAGGCAGGCGTACATCAGACTCGTACATCAGAGCAGCAGCCAACTCGGGATGCTTTTTTTGTCCTTGTAAATGAGCTAAACTGAATTTGATCTTCAGATTGAGTTTTACAGGATATCCCTTTGAACACACTCAAGAGATACAGATCAAAGTCATTAACTTTTAAAGTCCCTGTCCAGCAGTTCTTGATCCCCTACAAATTCCTCTGGTTTCCTGAAAATTGTATCAGTTTAAGTTCTTCTTTATCATCCAGTGAGTGTGGATCTATGAGTATGCTAACGAGCACACCCTCAGCACCCTCTTAAAGTGACTCTGCTCTGCTCGTGTTCTGAAGAACAAACagcaataaaataataatttgggcTGTTAACTCTCACTCCCTGAGCAACAGAATCAAGAGCTCTTTTAACAAGTTGCAGCACCCACTTGCACTTAGTTACTTTTTAGTGACACACTGGTACAGCTGTGTCGGTCGGTCTGCCCAGGACACATCACttgagaggcagctgtgaaaagcCTGCTTCCTTGTAGGATTTTTGAATCATGTGCCAATGGCAGATACAGCCTGGAAATACAGCCAGATTGCCTCTAGGCTGCTGGTGGcagagagggacagagagaaaACTCACCCTCTCATACTTGCAGTGTTTCCCAGATGAATGGCTGGAATGGTGGCAGCTTAGCCATAAACTCAGCTGGTTTTTTTGGGTCTGTTTTTAGAAAGGAGAGAAGAGTCACTACCTGTGAGAGCTGTGTCTCTAAGGGGAGATAATCAGTCTGTCTCGTTTTTCTGTGATCTACCAGACGGCCGCAGCAAGGTACCTAAACAGATTTAGGACCATCTTTGCTGGCGTCTTGCAAGAAAACGCATGAAAAGACGTGCATGCTCATACTCGGTGTGTCTCTTGAGTAAATGGTGACCCCACTTGTCTGAGGCTGAGGGTGGTGCTGTGCAGATGCTCAGTCATGGCGCTAAAAGCTGATTTTGATTGCGATTTGCCTTTTCATGtcatgtaagaaagaaaaaaaactttaacgCCTTGTGTTAAAATCCCCATTTACTTAAAGGGTGACTGGAATAGCTTCTTCCAGGTCACGCCTTTATTGTGAACGGGTTTTAATCTGCTGTGAGAAACAGTTTTTATAGATCTGTTCATTAGTTTCCATTCTCCTCCTGGTTTTAGCTGTTCAGTGACATCACCTCGCTGTATTCAACAAAGGAAGACTCCAAACACAATGAGACAAACCAACAAACCAGCCCCTCACAAAGCCCCTGGACCCTCACGGGTGACTGTGAGCACGTGAACTCTCTGCATCCAGAGCAGCTCAGCAGCGACCACAACTTCAGCCTCCTGTTTGGAGCCGCGAGTGCAGAGAACATCTTCTGTGAACAAGCCCCAGACTTTACAGATTTCAAACTTGACCCGAATTACTCCTTTGACAGTCCAGATGTTAACACCCAGAGGACCTGGACCATCAGGGACGCCTGTAGAGAGGAGCACAAGCCTCCTTTTCGGAGGAGCAGAGCCGGAGCAGCGGGGAGGGTTGTTGAAAGAGGTAATGATGAGTGGACACCAAGGCCTACACAGAATGACTACTTCTCTTACCTACAGCCAGCCGACAGTCCTCTGAAAATGGACTCCACCTTCAGTTACTGCGATGCCCCGCAGCAGTCAGCCTACTGTCAAAGATCCCCCCATCCCTTAGTCCACAGTGATCTCCAACACCCTCACAGCCATCACATCCCCTGCAGTCTTAGCCCCACTCTAGATGTTACATGGGGTCAGAGTGGAAATGACAGCTCCCTTAAAGAGATGACAGCAGTTTCAGCCAACTACGGCTCTAACAGCTGGAAGGgtcaggagaggaagaggagtgtAGAAGCAGCTGgagttgctggatcaggtgaATGCTTGTGGCTTTATGTGCATTTCCATCCACCAGATGATTGGCATAAAAGTAAATGACTTCTTCGCAGCCTCTTAAAATGATATCATTTGAACAGATGGATGTTTCCTTGTGTTTGTCTTGCAGTGCTGACGCCACTGAAGAGGGGAAGGTTGAGCTATGAGAGAGTACCCGGCCGGAGTGATGGACAGACGAGGCTCAGGCTATTTTAGGCCTGAATgaataacaagaaaaaaaaaatgttgttgcaTTAAAGAAATTACTTTTTGGTTTGTCTGCAAAGAGTTTTGCTGCAAGGTGTTTCACTTTTTAGGGTTTTTCTTATATATTTCACAATTTTCTATTACCAGTGTAATTTCAGGAATTGTATAGCACGAAATGTACTTTTTAGCATTTATTAAACTAACTGACTGACTCAGTTTTCCTGCAAGTCCTCGTGTTAGTCTGCTTTCTTTATATTTCATAAAGTAAATGACATTAATAACAGTTGTATCTTTCAGTATAATTGAAGACAATATTTAatgcttttcttctgttttgtgTTAAACAACACACACAATCATTAATTATATCATTGAAATACTGCTTTtacccattaaaaaaaaattgggtcACCAGGTCCTTTTTAACAAAATAAGATTAAACATTAAAACTTTGTGCACATTTTTCCCATCCCAAGCGCGCTCAgtagtgaaaaacaaaaagtgatttATGGGTGGAAGAGTGGAATCGAGAGGTCTTTCCCAGCCACCCTGATAAAGTCTCTCATTTTAGCAGCTCCATTGGtggggcttctttttttttttcatataatttAGTGAAGCAATCCCCTTATCATGGTCTCTCAGCATGTGGAGAGTGCTTATCTTCACGAGCCAGCAGAGTGAAGCCAGTTCCCCCAGGAACGATCCCCAGACAAAGACGACCCTGGGGACATAGACTCCAAGCTTCCCTGCCTCTGGACAGCCACTTCCAGCACCGGCTAGCAACCATCAATAACCCgacagtctttttttctttacgtCTCTGTCTCGGTGGCCTCTGCCTTCCAAGAAGCAGTggacaaacaaagaaagagaaatggTTTGCTTTTTTATTGGCACGGGAACAAAAGCAGTCAGCGGGGTGGTCAACGGAGTCCCCGTTTGAAGGCGAGGTAAACAGCCGCCTAATGGTGCAGTAATGGCTCCTGACTATACTTCAGCTCTGGACTGACTGGGAAAGGAGAGATAATGTGGGAATTAACAGGCTGTTTAAACCAAAGCATCCTTTAGATTGGATTCTGCCCGGGCTTCAGCTTTAAAGGTCACTCTGTCGTTATCTTTCATCACAGGCTGCAATTAACTGTCACCTGTGGGTTTCCTGTCCTCCGTTAAAAACACCCCAGATGTTAGATGAGGGGGAAACAAAACTCAGTCAGATTGCTATTTTGCCACTAAACAATCCCATCtagtcataaaaaaaatattcataatcactgttgctgctttgtttatgcatttgcaGCACAGCCTGAGTTGATGGGAAGGTCAGTGTTGCAGGCAAGTACTGGaggaattaaacattttaatccaaTATGGGCAAAAGTCAGACATGAATACGTGAACTAAATTTCATAGCAATAGATTGTGTACCTTATTGCTCCAGAAAAGGTCAGAGCATCACCAAAAGCTGAACTAATTATCCTCTGCAAACAGCAGATGTGTAGGAAATGCCACCGTGTGGATCATGAAGATATTTCACGCTAACCTTGGTGCCGGCCCAAAACAATGGCACAAATCATTAGGATTCACCCTCTGGGAAACATGCAAACATTTCCCTGGGAATCCATCGAAGAGCTGTTGAGATATCTAACTCTGAAGCAAAGTGGTGAGTATACCAAAAGCTGAAAACATTAGGGGAAATAAAGCTCTTATTATAACTGGACTGCAAACTATTTAActgttgaaaagaaaatgtatattcATTTACTAACTGAATGAACTGTAAGGTTGAAAAATACAGCATTTTTAAAGGTCCTGGGTCACCTGTCCCTGCAGGTATGGCGCACGTCAACAAACCGATCAAACAGCCCAACAGTGAGAGTGTCTGCAGACCCGGAGTGGAGGCTGACGGAGGCAGAGAGCAGCGGCGCCTGTCCCGCAGGTGCAGCCTCTTGGACATGCAGCAGGGCCCATGAATGGCCGATTCAGAAAATGGCCCCCATCGGGCCTGTTCTCCAGGACCGGGGCTAATCCCGGCCCCTAATCGGATTATGTAAATTCCTACTCCACACAGAGACTTTTATGGTAGGCTGCGTCTTTGAAACAACACTTGAAGGGTGGAAAAAGAACACTGACAATTGGTTAAACTAGGCTTGTTTTTTTCTATCTGAACGGAGGTTGAGAGTGGTGGCTGCAGAGAGGTGAGTCAGACACTGCGCTCTCCACGATTTGCCTGTAATTTATGTGTGGCCCCCTTGGAATGGCTCAACAAGATTACCATAGTCATAACAAAACCCATATTGTTCAACTGTCAATCTGGATATGGTATTTTTACCTTTTGTGGCCCAATCAGACTGGATTCAAAAGCAGAGCAACAGTGTTATCAAGGTCTTTTCCCTTGGTGGAGGGGACAGTGGGTTGTCCATGGCTAATGTCAGAGAAACGGAAAGGAATAAGTGTCCACGGCAGTAAGAGAAGGATCAGAGTCGAATGTCTCAGTTTCGCTTCAATAGGAATTTTGTCAGTGGGAACCCTCAAGGATTAAATGAGCAATGAATCATAAAAGCGGCACAAATAGTCACTTAAAAGGAATCAAGACAGCTGCAAGAAAACAcctcaaatcttttcaaatgttACACAACGCCTCcaaaaatcatttgaagtgaTGACTTATGGGGAGCATCATCCCTAATTCCCAGCCGTTTGTTCTAAATGATGGGACGGAAGGGGGTGTGCACTGCAACAATCACACCAACCTCACATAATGAACACAAGGCTCCGTGACAACACACGTCACACAATAGGGCTCACCCTGCTATAAAACGAGGGATGCGAGCATGCAGCATTCTCACCCCGACGCTCTCTCTCTGTTCCCAGTCCCTCCCTGCATCTCTCCTTCCCTCTCATTCACTCGGATCTCGGCGAGCATGAGAAGACACAACTGAGTGGACATTCACACGGGACTCCTGGACGCCGATGACCTGTGcatgaaagctctgcctcagATCTCTGCACAGTTCTACACACGTACAGGTGAGATATTCCTTTTGTACTGAGGAGTTTTTCCTTCCACTTTGGCCAAGAAACAAACAAGCGCATGTGAAAGATTGAGACATTGTGTTCTCTTTACTTGCAGCTGTTGTGCAAAATGGAATAAATTGGAACTAAGGATCAAATCGTCTCTTGAAAACAAGCCTTATTCAGCCAGAAAGCCTGTTAAAAGCAAAAATTATAATTTGCAtctatcagctgtttgcagCTTACAGACATTTAATAAATGGTTAATGATGTAGCTCTTTAAAGATTAGTAGAATAAAATTACAGGAGATATTACAGGAGGAGTTTAAGTTGTTGAAAAACTATTAAGAACACATTTGATCAAATATGTCCTGCTTATCAGTGCTAAATGTGGGCAGCTGGAAAATTTTAACCTCTAATTTGAATAATtttggaaaaaaactaaactatgaCGTCTGTATTCTGCAGAAAGAAAAGATAATGTATTTTAGTTCATTCTCAGGTTTTTAAACTAAAttccaagcaaaaataataatgaaatcTTCTGATTTAAGAAGCTAGATTAGAAACAGTTTTCAAAATAACTGCTGAAAAAAATTTTCTGTCAATGTGCTCAGCACCATGACCAGAAAGGTGTTCACCAACACGAGGGAGCGCTGGCGCCAGCACAACGTCAACACCGCCTTCGCAGAACTCCGCAAGCTCATCCCCACCCATCCTCCAGAGAAGAAGCTGAGCAAGAACGAGATCCTGCGTCTGGCCATGCGCTACATTAACTTCCTGGTGCAGCTGCTGGAGAGTCAGAGCGGCCAGCCGGCCAGCCACTCCCCCACCGCGCTGCTCACCTTCCTCAGAGGAAACATGGAGCAGCTGAACTCGCCCCCACACCCCTGGGCCATGACCAGTGACACTGAAGCTCCGTCACCCGGATCCAGCTGTGACAGCTCCGAGGCCTGGTAGAGACACAGCCCTGAATTTGAAAGGAGAAACTCTTCAGACTCTTTTGGACCCTTTTCGTGTTTCAGTGTGGACCCCAAATGTGGCTGATAAGAGGGCACCGCCTGAGCATTGATCAGTGTAGAAATATGATTTACACATAAAAATTAATTTGTGTTCTGCATGGAAGTATAAAACCTGGATGTACCACATCCCCCTTCATATCTTCATGTTAATATTTCCTGTTGCTGGCCTGCCTGGGACTAATTTAGTTTTGCAGTGAGGAAAATGGAAGGGATTAAGGAATTTCTTATTTCATGTAATAGAATGAGAAAGGCGTTTGGAAAGATAGGGCTTCAGCCAATTCTCCAGACTGCAATCGTCTCAAAATAGCCAAGGGCACTTTCCCCCCTCCCCATTTCAGCCgacatgctgtttttttttttttttttgtcccccccGAAGAAGACCAAATCTGTCCTTTCTTTTCAATTATCAAGGTTATGTGACTTCAAAAGAATCAGTTCTGAGACTTTGTCGTTTCTCTCTCCTGTCACACAACGATGTTCGGCAGTTAAACCACTTCTGATATTTGAATTGGGCTGAGGAATTTGGCAAAACTGACAATCCTCTTTCAATACTTCTCCACAAATGTCCTCTGCTTTcagtgtttggtttttttttgtatctgatTTTCTGTAAAATACGCATGTCATATAGCCAAAGAAAATGAACTGATTGTCTACTGTGATGAGTGTGCTAATTATCCTCGTATACCTCTTTTGTAAGTTATTTTGGGTTCTTTATGAACACATAGTATGTTATTTATTTGatctatttatttaataaataagTTTTAACTGATCATTTTTATCAATTTTGTCACGCAAACCTGGACATGTCACACTTTCGAGGAGACACTACGACTTAACAGTTATATGTTTGATCACTATAGAAAGATATTACAATCAAACTACAGCTCATTGCTGACAATGATGGATATTTTAGATTTACAATTTATTTGAAATACTACAAGAAGACTAAACTGACTCTTAAACGAGTTTTGCCTGCAGTGTTGCGCATGAACAGGTAATACATTTCTGGGTCCTTTCAATACAGGAacaatttttgtattttgtgcaTTCAAACATGAAAAGTGCCACTTTACCCTTACAACAGGCATTTTTTGGAGTGTGCTATTAATGGAAAAACTGCATAAGGTGCCCCGAACCCTACTTGTGGATGAAATAGCTCCAGGAACaccaaagaaaacagaaaataatctAAATTCTTGGGAAAAAGTCcatgtaaaaaaatgtaatttaataAAAATCCTTTTTATACCatctacaacaacaaactacaagaaTGCTATGCTAACACAGTTAGTATGTCCACAAAACTTAAACTAAAGATATATTGGCAAATTTCCAACACATTTTTCCCCATCACTGAAGGGAGTCCGAAAAGAAATGGCAATTACTTCCATTCCCCTTTCTGCAGAATGGATGCAAGTCATTCAATGACTGTTTATCTGCTACTGTCGTGTAACGCTACCACAGCCAGTCAGCCTCGTGGGACCGTCACTGGTCAGAAATTTGCTCTGGAAAAACCGTCATCCCCGTGTTCCGTCCAGACACCGGTTTGTTTTCGATCAGAGACTTTAAGTGGCGACATCTGAGGTAAATACATTGAGATTCTTTCACAGTGAAAACTATTAAGTTGtcaaattaattcattttcaaagTCCTACAAAGACCCAACAGTTAACTGAAGAGCAAAGCTGCTGCCTCTTTGTTTATACTCAATATGCCCAGAAACATTGGTTTTCAGCACTCCTGTCATGCTAGTGTGGACACAAAGCTGACCTTTGCTCTTTGTCCACTGACCAGAGGTCTGAGAGACAAGTGCTAAATGTGACCGCTTAACTTACAACCCCTGAGGTCAGAGGTCGCTCTGGAGTCAAACCCTGTCCAGTGGACTAATGTGCAGATGGAGTTTTTTGGGGTGAAAACATCACTTTGTCACTGGATGTGGTAGGCTATTTGACAGAACTGAGGTTGTAAACACAGAGTGTAAAGGGGTGGCCAGCATTGACTCTTGTTAGGATTGTTCATCCATGTAAACACTAAACTCTATCGGTAAATGTTACCTGTAGCtaaaagactttaaaaaaaataatttaaaaaaaaattagttccACATTAGACTGCAACTGTACAATTTCAATACTGATTGGTAatttttattcagttaattttgtttAGAATTATTCAAAATGGTGCACTAAGTTTAGAATAATCACAAACTGAGAAGCAGCAGGCTTTTATGTTGCATGTTACGCATCCATTTCTGCCAAACACACTAATTATCAGACATGCTTTCAATTTCTAACAGCAGTTTTGttcactctttttttcctccGTGTTTGGTGACAATTTGTACTGAGGTCAGATTTTTAAATGCCTAAATGTCTATTGTGACTCTAGAAAATGAGTGCCATTTTCAGGCAATAGGCTGCACCAAACTGAGCTGAAGAGTAAACACTGAGTTGGTTTTAGACGCTTTCACTGGGGCTCTTAAACTCCGGCTAATGGCGTGTAAATGGAGCAGAGGGCAGCTGGACACACTGACTGGAGGCCTATGGGAACTGACAGGTGACTCTTTGtagtcctaaaaaaaaaaaaaaaaaaaaaaaagttggaaaaaagacaaaaaaaaacaaaacattataGGCCTACTGTGAGAACGATAACAACTGTACAGCAGCAGTCTGAAGCCCCCACAGCATGAATTTGAGAGGCTTTTACTTCCTCTGCAATTTCATGGTGAACTGAACAATTTCACGGTGAACATACCAAAACAACTGATTAATAATATCTTCACCTCTTGGTAATATGACACACAATACTAAAACCTGTCTACTTATTTCTCTGCTGAATATTTGGCTGACATTCAGACTCGCTGGTGTGAAATTCGGCAATCGAAACTGGATGGAACGGTATGCGGCAGCCTCTTTATACATGCTGTCAGACTGTGAAATGCATTTTGCTGATACACCTTATTTACAGATACCACCCAATAATGAACGAGCATCACTCTGACCTAAAGTTTCCAGCAGGATCACGAAACATGCGCTGAAAATAATAACAAATCTGTATGCTTCTCAATCCCTTCACCGAGTGTATTTTCCTGATTGACTATTCTCTCCAAAGCATGTGGGTAATCGTCTATTGAGAGCATATTTCCTTATCAGTGTCTAGCACACTGTCTGAATCCGTTATCACAATGGGCCAGATCAGTGCAGGCAGCCCCTCGCTCTCCCGGCTGAGGCGCCCATGAAAAAGAATTTCTGGAGTTGGGTGCCAGCCGATAGGCCCTGAGCTCTTTATCCCCTTAAAGCCAATTCACACTCTGCATGTTTAAATATCTCAGCTCAACCCCTGCCCTCCCACTCCCATCACACTCTTGAGCCCCCCTCCTCCTTCGCTCTCCTCTCGTGCTCTTTCACCCTTTTTTTGCGGCTGCAAGTCCGAGCGTGGACTGCCGTCGCGGTCGAACCTGCAGGGTGTGTGGGATGCAGGTGCAGAGCTGGTTGGatggtgagagagagagagagagaggaggggagTCCTCCATTGTTGGGCTGGACAGC
This Odontesthes bonariensis isolate fOdoBon6 chromosome 6, fOdoBon6.hap1, whole genome shotgun sequence DNA region includes the following protein-coding sequences:
- the tal2 gene encoding T-cell acute lymphocytic leukemia protein 2 → MTRKVFTNTRERWRQHNVNTAFAELRKLIPTHPPEKKLSKNEILRLAMRYINFLVQLLESQSGQPASHSPTALLTFLRGNMEQLNSPPHPWAMTSDTEAPSPGSSCDSSEAW